ACAATCTTTAGAAATATCATGGACAAATTACTTGTCAAATGGCCTGGGCATTCCAATTAAAATCTGTGCAAATGCAGAACCTAAAAATCTGTCACAAACACAGCTTCTGCCTCCAAGGTTTTCATGTGGGTGAAATATGAATCTCACTGGGGGAAGAAACAATCTCTAAGAGTGAGACCTTGTGAGATGGGATTCAGCTCGCTGCAGATCCTTATGGTCAAGTTATAACTGCCCATAAAGGGGGGGAAAAATGGAAGTGCTGACAAAACTTTTAAACTACAACAGTGGAAATGACGCCGCAATAATTTATAATCTACAGGCAGCTTTGGATTTATTATCACAATGACAAATGCACTGTCATTGTTAATAGGATATTTCCCAGCAAGGACTTCTTGTTATGCAAGCCAGGTTCACTATGTCATGCAGCATGATAGCAATAAAGTCTACAAGAATTTGTAATGAACTTCAATTACTAATAGATTATGGTTAATGGGAAATATGTGCAGTAAAGATATGGGTTTTTATATGCACCTTCTGGTACTCTACAAGGCAATGATTTATGCTACAATTTCTGTTAACATTCtccagtatgaaaaaaaaaaaaaaaagaagcctaaATTGGTGGAAAGCCACTCCATCCATAACAAATATTTAAGATAATTTTGCACATCATGTAAATGAAGATGTAAAATTAGATATTAATCCGTTTCATTTcagcatttgtatttttattaaaaatgaagACTTTGCCCTACTGTGTAATGACATTAAAAATCCTATCATGGGCTGCAAGCATGAATTACCCCAATGCAGGAGTGGCGACAGCAGCCGAGCTGTGAGCGCGTTTGTTCAATTTGCTGGAGTAATTAACGGAGCAGTGAGAATATTTTCCTGTGCACGATTTaaaggagcagccctggagctgcctgggcagaTGTGTTCGATGTGGAGGGACACGtgcacagagcctgggccctTTGGAGGGGTCAGCCCCACTGCGGCTCCCCCAGCCTCGAGGCATCGCCCCAAAGCTGTGCCCCACTCCTGGACacggggctgctccttccctgccccgGGAATTCCCTGGGGAACAATCGCCACACACAGCGCCAGAGCCACAAGCTCTCCTTCACTTATCACAGGGACACAGGCCCAGCTGTTTGCTGCTGTTCCAAAGgactccctcctcttcctctccctccctccctccctccttccagctttttTTTATTCCTCTACCTGCATTAGAATGTTTATTCCAGGTTTATGTGCTCATGAAATGAAAAGGAAAGTCTCCCAGTTTAAAAACAAGCACTGCTCAGAGCCATCTTTGAGAAAAACATGGAGATGCAATATTAAGGATTGCATTTACCCAGGGCCACATTTCATATCTCAAACATATATTTAGCCAAAAAGGGACACCAATGCATGAAGAGCTTTCAGGATCATTTCTGGTCTATTTTTAATACAGGTATTCTGAAGCCAAACTTGATCCAATCAGTATTGTGCTGGTTTAATATCATTACTCTCAATGAACCACTGTAGAAAgcccagaaaattatttttttagggGTACAAGCCAGTGAAACATGGAACTGGGGAaatgatgaggccctggcacagactgCTGTGCAAATCCCAGTCCATGGACAAACTGTACTTCCCAACCCTGCTGTGGAATAGCAGAGTCTCACTGTACAATTTAGGGTGATTCTCACATGAAAATGTGGCTCTCCACTCTGTTAGGAAGATGTTTGAGAGATTTACAAAATGTCCTTCGGTTTTTATGGTAAAATGAGCATAAAACTGTGCTTCCCCACATTCATTTCCTTCTAAAAATACTTAAAGTACTTGCTTCCTGAAAATGTGTGTGTtacaaatttaaaattaaaactgaTTTGCCCCTTAAGGGTGCTCTGCTGATTCAGTTTTCCCCCAGCCCCTTAACACAAGCAGTTGCAAGATATAAAATGGAGCTTAATGTATTTTCCCCCTCCCAATTTTAATGAAATTCTCCTCAGAAGCAAAACAGGGGAAGAAGCTCTCCGTGCATCCACACtgaatatttgtgtgtgtgtgtgtgtgtgtggtcaaATCATCCTCTGTTCTCTCCagatcagctctgctgcttctcaTCTTTCCAGCTCTCTTCCACATTTTCAGACCAAACCCCTTTTTcgcattttgttgttttttctttttttttttttttttaagtctgacAAACAATGAAACAGCAGGATCTTCAAGGGCATcttattgctgggttttgttgctGGATtagtgtttttttggttttgttctggcATTTCTGTGGCTCCCTGAGATACCTCACCCCTGACAGGGTTGATGTGGCAATATTCAGCAGTCACCTGCTTTGCAAGCACCATTTAGAAAAGGTCACTGACAGTCCAAAAGAGCCACGAAAATAAATGTAAATTTAATTTGTTTGCCATTAGAAATGTGTGCAGCAATCTGTTCTAATGGGAGATTTTCTTTCATTCCTGCTCTGGCATGTGACCACAGCAGCTCACAGATACACTGAGGTCTCCTAATGCAGGAGCCTGTGCACAGAACTGGGTAAAGTGGTGATAAATTTTGTCCTGTCCAACAGAGGATTATCATGGAAATGTTCTAAACTCCACCTGAATTAACATTTGAGCACCAGGAGATGTCTGTGTTTCAAATAACTTGCCctaaaataaatataaacagCTATTACGCCCAATATGATCTCTTGAAATCACTTCAAATGATTAATAATCTATATTGTATCAGAAATGTGTGTGCAAAAATAAAACACAATTCCTTGCAGCTAAAGTATTACCTAAAGTAAACCATTTCAACACTGAATCAAATTATTGCAATGGCAGAAATCACACCTGTCTCAGGGGATAAATCGAGTATTCAGGCTGTTAAATCCATTCAAGCATCTCTATTGTATCCCACTATGTATTGTGCCTTGCAGAgagaaaacacttctgaaaactATAAAATCATTTAGCAAAACAAATGCATCAACCACAACAGCCTCACATGGAGAAGAAGCTGAGGAGGTGAAACCCCCTTCTTGCTGAATACCTTGTAGAGTGAATAGATGTACCTGACACAATGCCattgaaaatgaaattaaaaaatgctACTAGAACCAGGCATTTTGGCATCAgagtttatttttacattttccttaTTACAAAGCTCACAGGCCAGGGGAAGGCTGGGACCAGAAGCATTGTGTGGttaattaaaaacacaaaaaaagctctgtgcagctgcagcagctcattACCAACAAAGACACTGCAtcagggctcagcactgcaatCCTCCTCTCCAGGACATTTGTCACCAACCCTGTGCCTCACCCCTCTTCCCTTGCTTCCCTCTGTAGTGCCACACAACTTGTTCTGCAGATCCACCATAAAgtaaaaacagaaagggggagCAGTGCCATTGAATGGAGATGCCTGCAGAGGCAGACACTGAACATGCAGGTGTGAATGCAcctccagcagctgcaggtgaGAGATCTGGAAGCCACAAGCTCAAGAAATCCCATCAAAGATCCACCCAATGGTTGGTCATTCTGAGCCTGCATTCCTGCCAGCTGCACCAACAAACTGCAATTTGCTTGTTTAGTGTGCAGAGAGTTTTTAAATGAAGATGGTGGAACCACATGCAGCTCTGGACTATTCTTTAGGAACAACTATTCCTAAGGAATAATTCCTTCAGTTTCTGCAGTGCCTGAGTGGAAGGTCTGAGCTATAGCTGATTTCACAGCATCTGTATGATAAAGCACAATTTACTGCCTAGTCAGTTGCACAGTCATAGATTAGTGCAGAATTAATCAAGTATTAAATCTCATTTATAAAAACAGATGTCAATACTGATTTCTTAACAAGCTCCAAAAATCATTGCCAGTGCTGAAGTAAATGAAGCCATTTATAAAAGATGAAAAAATACATTTCAGCTGTCAACAGTTTGTATCTCTTTGCTTTGAATCAAGAAGAGGTTAACTCATGGCTCAACCACTATTACACCCTGGCTGTTATTGAAAAACACCTTCCCATCTCTGATTTCACTGCAGCCAGGCTTTCTCAGCTCCTCCATCACCTGACGCTTTAGCTCAGGAGGGGCAGTTTTAGCAAAGTCAATTGTTTCTGTCAGGAAATCCAGCAAGAGCTCCCCATCTTTGTCCCCTTCAGTAAAGCAGCTGGTTATGTCCAAGTGGGATGGCAGCTCGTAGAGCTGGTACTTGAGCCCAGCTGAATCCAGCATCCTGGGCAAATCACCAGAGGAAACGTAGGAGCAAAGACCCTCCAGAGGGAAGGAGGAACCATACTTCTTCCACAGCGTTTCCCAGCCACTCTTCCCTGAGAGATAAACCACCAGAAAAACACTCAGAGTTAAGGGAAAACGTGATTTCAAAGCAGTTttgattttctgggttttttagcAGTTGTCATCAATGCAAGTGGGATCTTCCCAGAGCTGGGACATGTTCTGGGGCACAGTGGAGTTGGCTGCCCCCTGCTTCTGTTCCTCGGGtttgggggctgcaggagtggGTGGGCACCTACCCTGGAGCTCCAGCACCCTCCTTGAGCCCCCAGATGAGGCCAGAGCAGCTCACACTTGTGCTTCTCTTCTCAAGAGACATTTTATAAAGCAAACCAGCTGGGTAAGTTGGAAAGTCCCCACATACATCTTCACATCTTTATTTCCCCCCCAGCCTGGATCTCTGATTTGGTATTTCTAGTGCAATTTGCTTGTTTAGTCTCCAGAGAGTTTTCAAATGAATATGGTGGATGCACATGTAGCTCTGGATTATTCCTTAGGAATAACTGTTCCTAAGGAATAATTCTTTAGGTTTCTGCAGTGGCTGAGTGGATGGTCATTTTTAGAAGGATTACTCAGAATGACTGGACAGGGTGAAAATAACTTTGAGCCTAATGAGCAGCTCTTGAAAGTTACAACAATAATTCTCCCTAGGTACTAAAACCAGTTACTTGTTGCTTTATGTGCAAACAGTTATTTACAGTCAAATAAACAGTTTGTGTTTAGAAGGGAGGCGACAATATTTTCTTTCACCCGGTGGAACCTGAAGGTGAGCACTAATTGCAGGGAATGTGCCGGTGTCAGTGCGGTGTGACTCGGAGCCCAGCAATTATCCCCTACCTGAAGGCAGCATTCCAGGATGGCTCTGGGAAGGCTCAGCACATGGCTCTGCTTTTgttctgcagcagagccacagcccctgcacatcggcactgccacctccacctctcctgccagccctgctcccaggctggcttTAATTACCTGATGAGTTTGAGTTGGGGATGGCATTACTTTTGTGTGAAATTAGCTTTGTTCTGATGATCTTTCAGTAACTCCTTTTGCTTCAGCACTCATTTTAATCGCACTTCTTCCTTCCCTTCTATATTCTCTTGTTTTTCTCAAggttttccccttcttttcccctCTGCTGTTCTGAGCCCTGCTCCTCTACCTCACTTTTTTGTTGCTCCCAGCCATTTCTGCTCCATCAGAAAACACAGCCTCATCTGGCCCAGAGAGGACTTCAAATATTTTTCATGAACTCAGAACTTTAATAACTTTAATTTTGCATAGGCACACATTCTTTCCTGTATTCACATTTTATGAATATCCAAAGGGACAGGATAAGCAACTGGAAGAGTTTTAATTAACTATATTCAGGTAATCAGCAATACTCTGATATTGTGATCTATTCTTGTTCAGCCAAAGAACATGAacaggttttttaaaataatttcaaacacAGATTTCTTGTTGTAAAGTGCTTGAAAACACTTCAAACCAaaatcatttgggggaaaaaaaagtagttgAATAAATTTAGGTCAGATGTGTCACTTTCTACTGGATCCTTCATGAACAAAATAAAAGGAACTTCAATCACATTTGCAGAGGTGGCCAAATTCAATGAGAAATTAAGCTTAAACCTCTGAACAAATAATGCTTAACATGGCTTTCAGAGTTGCTAGATGTGACGGTTTACACAGCTGAAATTTCCATAGCTTTTGAGGCAAATTAAAGGCTTTCTAGAGTCAAATTAGACTCCACCACTGCACTGTCTCTGGCATACCTTGCCCGCAGCATTAAAAGGTTGTCGTTTACTCTGCTGCAACACTTTGCTGCTGGATTGACCACAGAGCATCTCTGCAAGATCTGAAACTGCCTGAGAACGCTGTTTGGTACCCAAAATGATGATATTAAGGAAATGGGcagtttgaaaagaaaatgaaccaTATGTGCTCCAACACCTGCTGTATGGCACTTCCGAGCCCCCCGCCGCCGTTTGCTTAATGCCAGAGTCTCTGGGAGAGAGAAAatgcagtgcccagcctggaaACCTTTTCCAGCAGAGCCTGAAGGGGCTCCTGTGAGTGAGAGCTGCAGGATGGAGCCTCTCCTGCTGCAGGGCCGCTGCTGCCATCCATCACTGGGCAGGCTGTAAGGTGGGGAAGGCAGTGAGGGATGTTTTGTGCCCATGGTGTGGGGTTTTGGCTCATAAATCCACTCAGACACAGGCAGTGGGCAGGTTTCAGGGGATGTCTGCTCACCTCTGTGGCCTGTGCCACACACAGGAGCCCCAGAGAGCCCTCTCCTGACTGAGCAGTGCTTGGGGAGCAGCTCTCACCTGACACCAGGATGATGAGGAGCTTTGCCTGTGAGTCCAGGAGGCTGTGGAAGTACCGGACGGTTGCTGGGATGTCTTTCACATAGTAGAGCATCTGGAAAAAGCAGAGATGCTTAGAGACATGCAGTGCCATCCTGGTGACTATTGTAACACTGTTAAAAGGATCCAAATGGGGGCACTCCTGCAGAAAAGCAGGGACAATGAGGCACCTCAGGAAGGTGTGGGCAGTGGGCTCCCACTGCAGGCTCAGGGCTGACATGCCCTGCCTGctctctggcactgccagctctgagCTCATGTTATTCATCAACCTGAGAGGAAGAGATTTGCCTTTCTTCAGTGAAGGCTTTGGGAACACAAAGGCAATTTCATGAAAAGGACAAGGAGCTTTTGAAGACACCAGCTAAAATGTATTCTTAGTTGACTGCCACCCACAGCCTGGCTAATAGGACTACTGTGCTCAAAGCTGCTTTTCATTTTTGCAGTTCATTTATGCTAAAGCACTTCAAATTACTGGGAAGTAAACTCACCTTTCTTCCCCTACAAGTGGATAATGAGGTCACATACTTCATGCATACTTTTAACAGCTGAGTCTTTGGCAGCATTTTCTTTGCAGAGACTCTTACCTGGATCATGTGAATGAAGTCCCATTTTTCAGTCTTCTTTTCTGCATTCATTCGACTTTCATATTCATCAGCTGTCTCCTTGTGCCAGGCAAACTTTATGTTCTCGAGGTCTGATGCCTGAGCCACATGCTCTGAAACAGAGGAGAAGGCAGGACAGAGTTATCTCAATTGCAAATAGGGGGCTGATTTCCACTCAGAGCTTTAATACATCCAAAAGCCCTATTTAGGTAGAGAGTTTAGGTACCAGTTTAACACAACAGTGGAATATCTTAAAGTTTTAGCCCATATGTGAGGAGAAGGCTCACATATGAGCCTTCTCCTCACATATGTAGAGGGATTTACAGGACAAAATCTTAAGAGAGTCTGttgcttttccctttgctcccttatttgggctctgctggtgtTTACctgagctaaaaaaaaaatagaagtaatTTCTTCCCCATGACTGGCTCAAGCTGAATTAAAAGATGTTGATTGGGATTCATTGTTATGAGGCCACAAGCAGCACATTTCATGAGGAATAGAAGAACTGATAGCCCCAGCACTTATGCGGgagccaaacaaaacccacatgGCTGAGCAGGAGTCAGGCCATGGTGGaggattttccccaaattaaAACAGGTGCCCAAGGATGGATCAAAGCAAGAGTTTCTTTAGAAGAGAAGCACAATTTAAAGGTTGAGAAGGGCAGAAAAAGCAAATGTATTCTTCTAAATTTGTGTAACTGGGATGGCAGGAGGGGGAAGGAGCAAGGAGCCTTCTCTTGACATTCAGTGGCTTCTGTAGAAACAATTTTTCAGGAGCCCACAGTTCTGACCAGCTGCTTCAGGCAAAAGGGATGACAGTATTTTAAAGCAAAGAGCTTTAAGGAGTGACACATGGAGTGTCCTCAGACCTCAATACAATGCACATCAGCAGCAGAGGAAAACGGAATTTTGGAGAAGTGGATTCAAACA
The sequence above is a segment of the Melospiza melodia melodia isolate bMelMel2 chromosome 8, bMelMel2.pri, whole genome shotgun sequence genome. Coding sequences within it:
- the LOC134421116 gene encoding histamine N-methyltransferase-like; this encodes MVRDTEEMQCVLQHGAPEEGEGSPFFLPARREELQGAACPLLQPPSMASPMRNLLTDLDRYVQSFRVFLERSTEHQSMQGFVERHLPDVIASIGNGKSTINVLSVGGGAGEMDLQILSKIRARYPGATINNDVIEPSADQISKYKEHVAQASDLENIKFAWHKETADEYESRMNAEKKTEKWDFIHMIQMLYYVKDIPATVRYFHSLLDSQAKLLIILVSGKSGWETLWKKYGSSFPLEGLCSYVSSGDLPRMLDSAGLKYQLYELPSHLDITSCFTEGDKDGELLLDFLTETIDFAKTAPPELKRQVMEELRKPGCSEIRDGKVFFNNSQGVIVVEP